The genomic segment TGCCGCAGCAAACATCGGCTGATATTGTGGCCGTGCCTGTAATTAACCGCCGAGCCGCTGCCAACTATTTGTCAGGTTATCAGACACAGGAGTATTTTGAAGAATTGGACGTTATCAACCTGCCCCGCAGTTTTGTCAAAGGCAAGCAATGTTATGCACTGCAAGTAACCGGAGACAGTATGGAGCCAACCTTATATGAAAACGACTATCTGATTTGCCACCTGATAGACCGCAGCGAGTGGGAATATTTGGACGAAGGGCAGGTTTGCGTAGTGGTTTCCGAACGAGGTTTGCAGGTAAAACGCATAAAAAACAAACTCCACAGCCAATACCTTACCCTTGTTTCCGATAACCCCAAACATCCGCCGTTTGATATGGAGCACAGCGAGGTAATGGAGATATGGAAGGTAAACTGGCGGCTTACCGACCAGTTAAGCCCTGCCTCCGAAGACCTTAACAACCGCATAGCACAGTTGGAGGCACGATTGGAGCGGGTAGAAAAACAACGGGCAAATGGCTGATTTTGGTTAATTTTGCCCTTTAAGCCGGCATCCGATTATGCAACAATCTCCAGCGGCAAACTATGCCGACTTAACTATCTATCTGGATTCCAAGCACTTGAAATTCGAGAAAAGGATAGACCTTTTTTTTCCGCACGGTCATCGGGCAGATGCACCCGCCTGCCTGCTGATTGTTAACGACGGACAGGATGCACAAGCCTTGCATCTTCGCGAAACTTTACACAAACTGACAGCCAAAAAAGCCGTCCGACCTACCATTATAGCCGCTGTACATGCCACAGAACGCATTCAGGAATACGGTACAGCCAACATCCCCGATTATGCCAAGCGCGGCAGCAAGGCTCATCTGTACACTGCCTTTTTGATAGAAGAATTGATGCCGGCACTTGAACAGCGTTTTGTGCTTGCTCAACAAGCCGACTGTCGGGCTATATTCGGCTGTTCGCTGGGTGGCCTTTCCGCATTTGATATTGCATGGCATCATTCGTGGCTGTTTGGTCGCGTGGGCGTTTGCTCCGGTGCTTTTTGGTGGCGCAAACACTCCGCCAATGACAGTTTTGCCAACTCCGACCGCATTATTCATGCAGTTGTGCGCAATGGTCATCATAAGCGCGGGTTAAAATTTTGGTTTGAAGCCGGCACGGACGATGAAAAGGAAGACCGCAACAATAACGGAATTATTGACGCCATAGACGATACGCTTGACCTGATTGGCGAATTACATCACAAAGGATATAATACCTTGACAGATGTGCGCTACTTAGAAATACAAGGCGGGCAGCACAACCAGCGCACATGGGCAAAGGCTTTCCCCGATTTTATGCTATGGGCTTTCGGATATTTGCCGACTACCTGACGATTTGTCGCAAACTTATTTACCTGCACAATTGTTGTATTAGGAGTTTTGAACTTAAAATAAAAAAACATCTTAAATTATGGCAAAAGCTATCGAATTAACGGACAGCAATTTTGAACAATACATCAATGGCGACCGGCCTGTATTGGTAGATTTTTGGGCAGAGTGGTGCGGCCCCTGCAAAATGATTGGCCCGGCTATCGAACAAATGGCTGCTGAACTGGAAGGCAAAGCCATTATCGGTAAGGTAAACGTAGATGAGCAATCACGCATTCCCGCTATTTTTGACATTCGCAGCATCCCTACCCTGATGGTGTTTAAAAACGGTCAGGTAGTAGCCAAAAAAATAGGTGCTGCTCCCAAAAGTGAGCTGGTAAAATTGCTCGAGCCACATATGTAGTTCTTGCTCCCCGATACAAAACATGAGTCATCCCGAAAAATTCAGGATGACTCATTTATTTTTTATCGTCAGACTTCGTAAAATCTTAATATGCCCGCGCAAACAATACGCGCTCTTTGGAAGGTTTGCCCGTCAGGATGCACTTGCCTTCTTCCTGCGGATTGTCTAACGGAATGCAGCGGATAGTTGCTTTGGTTTCGGCTTTGATGCGCTCTTCGGTTTCGCCCGTGCCGTCCCAGTGCGCGCTGATGAAGCCGCCTTTGGTTTCCAGCACTTCTTTAAACTCTTCGTAGCTGTCCACGCGGGTAATCATGCTGTCGCGGAAATTTTTGGCGCGTTGGTAGATAGAGTCATGAATGGTGTCCAGCATTTTAGGCACATAATCGTAAATACTGTCCATGCCGATGATTTCTTTTGTTTTCGTATCGCGGCGGGCTACCTCTACGGTGTTGTTTTCCAAATCTTTCGGACCGATGGCAATGCGCAACGGAACGCCTTTCAGTTCCCATTCGGCAAACTTGAAGCCCGGCTTGTGCGTGTCGCGGTTGTCGTGCTTTACGGAAATACCCGCTTTGCGCAACTGCTGTGCAATGTCGGCGGCTTTGGCATTGACGGCGTTCATTTCCTCATCGCTGCGGTAAATCGGTACGATGACTACCTGAATGGGGGCAAGGTTCGGCGGCAGTACCAAGCCGTCATCGTCCGAATGTGCCATAATCAGCGCACCCATCAGGCGCGTACTCACGCCCCACGAAGTACCCCAAACAAAATCTTGCTTGCCTTCTTTGGTTGTAAAGCGCACGTCAAAGGCTTTGGCGAAGTTTTGACCCAAAAAGTGCGAAGTGCCTGCCTGCAATGCTTTGCCGTCTTGCATCAGTGCTTCAATACAGTAGGTATCTACCGCGCCCGCGAAGCGTTCGTTGGCAGTTTTTACGCCTTTGATAACAGGCATTGCCATGTGTTTTTCGGCAAATTCGGCGTACACGTTCAGCATTTGTACGGTTTCTTCAACAGCTTCCTGCGCGGTGGCGTGTGCCGTGTGTCCTTCTTGCCAGA from the Rhodoflexus caldus genome contains:
- a CDS encoding LexA family transcriptional regulator — its product is MEGAVSQRLIEIIGHFADGNEKRFAESIGVKPAVINNYTKGKQQSKPGFEVLQKMAATYPTLNIEWILSGNGHMLKRTTEHERIMMLPQQTSADIVAVPVINRRAAANYLSGYQTQEYFEELDVINLPRSFVKGKQCYALQVTGDSMEPTLYENDYLICHLIDRSEWEYLDEGQVCVVVSERGLQVKRIKNKLHSQYLTLVSDNPKHPPFDMEHSEVMEIWKVNWRLTDQLSPASEDLNNRIAQLEARLERVEKQRANG
- a CDS encoding alpha/beta hydrolase; the protein is MQQSPAANYADLTIYLDSKHLKFEKRIDLFFPHGHRADAPACLLIVNDGQDAQALHLRETLHKLTAKKAVRPTIIAAVHATERIQEYGTANIPDYAKRGSKAHLYTAFLIEELMPALEQRFVLAQQADCRAIFGCSLGGLSAFDIAWHHSWLFGRVGVCSGAFWWRKHSANDSFANSDRIIHAVVRNGHHKRGLKFWFEAGTDDEKEDRNNNGIIDAIDDTLDLIGELHHKGYNTLTDVRYLEIQGGQHNQRTWAKAFPDFMLWAFGYLPTT
- the trxA gene encoding thioredoxin, coding for MAKAIELTDSNFEQYINGDRPVLVDFWAEWCGPCKMIGPAIEQMAAELEGKAIIGKVNVDEQSRIPAIFDIRSIPTLMVFKNGQVVAKKIGAAPKSELVKLLEPHM
- the proS gene encoding proline--tRNA ligase codes for the protein MSNNKALPKRSEDYSGWYNELVKKADLAEHSSIKGCMVIKPYGFTIWEKMRDTLDKMFKDTGHVNAYFPLFIPKSYLSKEASHVEGFAKECAVVTHYRLKNAPDGSGVIVDPEAKLEEELIVRPTSETVIWNTYRNWIQSYRDLPLLINQWANVVRWEMRTRLFLRTAEFLWQEGHTAHATAQEAVEETVQMLNVYAEFAEKHMAMPVIKGVKTANERFAGAVDTYCIEALMQDGKALQAGTSHFLGQNFAKAFDVRFTTKEGKQDFVWGTSWGVSTRLMGALIMAHSDDDGLVLPPNLAPIQVVIVPIYRSDEEMNAVNAKAADIAQQLRKAGISVKHDNRDTHKPGFKFAEWELKGVPLRIAIGPKDLENNTVEVARRDTKTKEIIGMDSIYDYVPKMLDTIHDSIYQRAKNFRDSMITRVDSYEEFKEVLETKGGFISAHWDGTGETEERIKAETKATIRCIPLDNPQEEGKCILTGKPSKERVLFARAY